CCACCCTTCTGCCTTTTCAGGCGGCAGGCTGCCGCCCGCACTCTTAACGGCATCCTCCATGGTGCACAACAGGGTTTGCATGCGCTGCGCCCAGGTCTGTTTGTCCTGCTCCCAGGCGCGCTGAAGCTCGCGCAGATGGTGGGCATTACAGAGCGCATGCCGGCACTGATAGCGGTAGTACGGTTTCCAGTGGTCATGACAAAGCACGCCGTGGAAGCGCGGCAGGATACCGATGGCCTCCATCGCCTCGTGACCCCGGTGAGCATGGGGCGCCAGCCAGGTCAGGTCATCATTCGAGGCGCAATGCAGCCAGCGGCGTTGGCCACCGATGTTGATGCTGGTTTCATCGGCGTGAATCAGCACCGACTCGGCCAGACGGTCCTTAACCCAGTGCTCGAAGCCCTCAGCTTTGTCGAAAGCGTCTTGGTTGAAGTTGAACAGCGACCCTGCGCTGAGCGGGATACCAACCTGATCCTCAAAGTATTCGCGGACACGTTCGTAGGGCAGCAGCTGGTACTGCGACAGATACACCGCATGCGCTTTCAAGCGGGGACCATACTGCACCGGACGATCAACACCGGCCGGGAATGGCGCTGTGACGCGTTGCCCCTGTTCGTTCTCCAGGATCTCGGCCTGGTACTCGGTCACGAAGCGGCTGATATCCAGATCGAAGACCTGACGCTTTTCATAGCCGACCACGCGGAATGCGCTGCCCTTAGGCAGGGTGCGCCGGTCGACCTTCACGGTCTTGATCGCATCCGGCTCCTCGACCCGTTGCAGCGTCTTGCCAATACGGCCAGGCTGTCCGCCCGGTTTACGCTCACCTTTACTGCGGCTCTTCTTGGGCCGGTTCGGATCCTGGGAGGGCGGCGTACTGCTGTTGGTACTGTTCGTGTTGAGCCGGCCGGTCATCATCTGGATCAGCACCATCATCATCTCAATGGCTGCGCGCAGAGATGGCGAGAGTGTCTTGTCGTCCTGGAGCTGTTGTCTGACGTTCGCCAAGATGGCGTCGACATCCATATTGCTGATCTTCATGAGCCTGAGTATCGTCGATTGATGGCCTATTATCGCACGACTTTTTCAGGTCAAATTTTTCGCTTTGTGTGCGGATCTGAGCAACTTTTACATTGCTCCCACGCTCCGAGACATAGAGCTCCGCCAGACGCCACAGAGTGGCGGTACGGCACCTTGAGGCAGGCTTTAAAGCGAAATACCGACTGTCACTGGACTGGGAGATATTTTGACAAAAAACCTGTCAAGAACTTTTTGCAGGAACTTGAGCTGAATAGTTACAATCGAACAAGCCATTGCAGATGCTCGTCAGTTTGAGCCCAAGACCTCGACACGAACCTTCCGTATAGCTCTATCTGATCTTGGCGAATTTTATTTATTGCCAAAACTACTAAGAGATATTCATATCAAGGCGCCCAACTGCAAGGTAGAAGTTGTAACTACTGAGATAGAAAAAGTCGAAGATTGGCTCTCACAAGAACGAATTGATTTGGCTGTAGGGAATCTTAGTTTTCTGAAAGGACGAACACTTCATAAGAAACTATTCGATGAACATTATCAATGTATCCTCTCCACAAAACACACTCGGATTCGGGGAGAGCCGACCCTAGACGAATTTCTTAACGAAAATCATATCTTCATTTCAAAAGCAAGCGGGCACTTTTACATCAATGACTATTTGGGTGAACGAGGCAAACAGATAAACATCGCTCTACATATACCTCATTTTTCTGCGCTGCCTGGTATCATCCCTGATAGCGATCTGATAGCTTGCCTACCCAGCCGGGTTGCAAAAGAATTTACCTCACCCGGAAACCTGGTATCTTTTCCTTTACCTTTCCCTACCCCAGAATTTGAAGTATCTCTATACTGGACTGAATCAACTGATGATCCTTCAGCTTTACGCTGGCTCTGCGAAGTCGCCTACCACGCGCTTAAAGATATTTGACTTAAAAAGTCTCCGGCTTCAACTTTATCAATCGCATGCACAACATATAATAAAAAGGCCAGTCACAAGGCCGGCCCCTTATCGTCGTAGTGCTTTTTAACCAAGCACTAACAGACATGAATCATTCCTGCTTCTGAGCTTCATACTCACGAGCGATTTTACGCAGTTCTGCCAGGGCCGCAGCGGCATCTATGTCGAGGTCCGCAACACTGTCGATCCACGCCTGATCCATGCCCTCGGACAACTTCAGGAAATCCTGAGTAAACGGGGCATTTTGGTCATGTTCAATAATGGTTACACCCTGCTCTCGCGCGAATTCCAGACCTTCATAGTCGGTTTCTTCCCAGGCCTTGCCAGCCAGCGCAGACAGCTTTTCACCGGACACGCTCATGATCGCTTCACGGTCTTTCGGGTCCAGATCAGCCAGGAAGTCCGGGTTGATGAAGATTGAAAATGTACCCATGTACATCCCGCCGGGGATTGTGGTCAGATACTTTGTCACTTCCGCCAGACGCTGTGCTTTCTGCTGTCCCACAGGCAGCAGAGTGCCATCCACCACGCCCTGCTGCATCATTTCGTACAGCTTTGTGGCGGGCGCCGATACCGGCGCAGCCTGAAGCCGCTCGGCAATATCGGCCTGTACACCACCACCGATACGGATCTTCTTGCCCTTGATATCGTCAATACGTTCAATGGGAATGGTCGTCATCAGCTGGCCCGGCCCGTGGGTGAACATCCCCACCACTTCAAGCCCCGAGAACTCATCTGCAGACTGAAAGTATTTTTGCTGTACACGCCAAAGCCCAACGGAGGCCGCCTCGGCACCCACCCCCATACCCGGCTGCTCTGCCACCATGGGCAGCCTGAAGCGTCCTGGCACATAACCGTGATAGCTGAAACCGGCATCAATGACGCCGTCTTCAACCAGCTGGAAATAGGACTTCGGATGCCCCACATCGTATTCAACCTTGACCTTCACACGCCCCTCGGTCGCC
This DNA window, taken from Marinobacterium iners, encodes the following:
- a CDS encoding TRAP transporter substrate-binding protein, whose amino-acid sequence is MSAETTMVVGTWLPPTSVQNSVVWPTWAKWVEEATEGRVKVKVEYDVGHPKSYFQLVEDGVIDAGFSYHGYVPGRFRLPMVAEQPGMGVGAEAASVGLWRVQQKYFQSADEFSGLEVVGMFTHGPGQLMTTIPIERIDDIKGKKIRIGGGVQADIAERLQAAPVSAPATKLYEMMQQGVVDGTLLPVGQQKAQRLAEVTKYLTTIPGGMYMGTFSIFINPDFLADLDPKDREAIMSVSGEKLSALAGKAWEETDYEGLEFAREQGVTIIEHDQNAPFTQDFLKLSEGMDQAWIDSVADLDIDAAAALAELRKIAREYEAQKQE
- the tnpC gene encoding IS66 family transposase, translating into MKISNMDVDAILANVRQQLQDDKTLSPSLRAAIEMMMVLIQMMTGRLNTNSTNSSTPPSQDPNRPKKSRSKGERKPGGQPGRIGKTLQRVEEPDAIKTVKVDRRTLPKGSAFRVVGYEKRQVFDLDISRFVTEYQAEILENEQGQRVTAPFPAGVDRPVQYGPRLKAHAVYLSQYQLLPYERVREYFEDQVGIPLSAGSLFNFNQDAFDKAEGFEHWVKDRLAESVLIHADETSINIGGQRRWLHCASNDDLTWLAPHAHRGHEAMEAIGILPRFHGVLCHDHWKPYYRYQCRHALCNAHHLRELQRAWEQDKQTWAQRMQTLLCTMEDAVKSAGGSLPPEKAEGWRKAYRQCLKKAEDECPPPDENQRQGKRGRLKRSRARNLLERLRDYEADVLRFLDDPAVPFTNNQGERDIRMLKVQQKISGCFRSMDGAQIFCRVRSYLSTARKQNLSGSEALTLLFEGRLPTFMAAPSDNPKTF
- a CDS encoding LysR substrate-binding domain-containing protein translates to MADARQFEPKTSTRTFRIALSDLGEFYLLPKLLRDIHIKAPNCKVEVVTTEIEKVEDWLSQERIDLAVGNLSFLKGRTLHKKLFDEHYQCILSTKHTRIRGEPTLDEFLNENHIFISKASGHFYINDYLGERGKQINIALHIPHFSALPGIIPDSDLIACLPSRVAKEFTSPGNLVSFPLPFPTPEFEVSLYWTESTDDPSALRWLCEVAYHALKDI